One genomic segment of Panicum virgatum strain AP13 chromosome 2N, P.virgatum_v5, whole genome shotgun sequence includes these proteins:
- the LOC120659618 gene encoding protein EARLY FLOWERING 5-like isoform X1 produces MKTTKGGKVMNPTDAFRKEQRKKELKRNKKERKKVREVGILKKDPEAIREQIEKLEKMKADGALDKARKHKKRQLEDTYNLIVKKRKEYEQKMKEKGEQPVMFGHLPPKRRPAAEEDDRANPKPEDSVYYHPTLNPSGAPPPGKPPMYKSSIGPRIPLPSSSNAGATSSMSESEAGPSTLPPPPPPPPLPATSEPIDPSAPFPLPPLPPPPPPPPKPVSDSALPSLPPPPPPPPGPPPREPASGHTLLPPPPPPPQRSSGANESMTDSAQPSVVLPPPPPPPGLPPKSNDVEAAGTSKDTPGFKQDTTARILPPPPPPQSSNLPPLPPRPPSQPDMLAPGAMRFPPPPPDSRPQFMAPGVARPPPPPPGLPPSQMPMPPYGVLPGPPPMPRPPFLPGPPMHPEEFAAFGPRPQLPQQPSYVKSAAPTVVKRPLAQHTPELTAMVPASVRVKRESALPKPKPKAQQQQQSSSPSISKPSVTLIRSDVQPSSSAPKPPSIDDSYMAFLEDMKELGALDG; encoded by the exons ATGAAGACGACCAAGGGGGGCAAGGTGATGAACCCCACCGATGCCTTCCGCAAGGAGCAGCGGAAGAAGGAGCTCAAGCGG aacaaaaaagaaaggaagaaggtGCGGGAGGTTGGTATTTTAAAAAAGGATCCAGAGGCTATACGGGAGCAGATTGAGAAATTGGAGAAGATGA AGGCTGATGGTGCTCTTGACAAGGCTAGAAAACATAAGAAAAGACAGCTAGAGGATACATATAATCTTATTGTTAAGAAACGAAAG GAATATGAACAGAAAATGAAAGAGAAGGGTGAGCAGCCGGTTATGTTTGG CCATCTTCCACCAAAGAGGCGGCCTGCAGCAGAGGAAGATGATAGAGCTAATCCTAAACCTGAG GACTCTGTTTACTATCATCCAACCTTAAATCCATCTGGAGCACCACCACCTGGAAAACCTCCCATGTACAAATCATCTATAG GACCAAGGATCCCACTGCCTTCGTCATCCAACGCCGGGGCCACATCTTCCATGTCAGAGTCTGAAGCAGGTCCATCCACCCTGCcaccccctccaccgccgccaccattgcCAGCCACCTCAGAACCCATTGATCCATCTGCTCCTTTCCCTTTGCCCCCACTCCCACCACCGCCCCCACCACCACCTAAGCCTGTCAGTGACTCAGCACTGCCAAGCttaccgccgccacctccgcctccgccgggcCCACCACCAAGAGAACCTGCATCAGGTCATACACTACTTCCACCACCCCCGCCTCCACCGCAGAGGTCATCTGGTGCAAACGAGAGCATGACAGATTCTGCTCAG CCCTCAGTTGTCCTtcctccaccgcctccaccgcctGGGTTGCCACCAAAATCAAATGACGTGGAAGCTGCTGGCACTTCAAAGGATACTCCTGGATTTAAACAAGATACCACTGCAAGGATCttaccaccaccacctccaccacaaTCATCAAATTTGCCACCTCTACCACCAAGGCCCCCATCGCAACCTGATATGCTAGCTCCTGGAGCCATGAGAtttccgccaccgccaccagaTTCAAGGCCACAGTTTATGGCTCCTGGAGTTGCCaggcctcctccacctcctccagggTTACCCCCATCTCAGATGCCAATGCCACCATATGGCGTACTTCCTGGTCCACCACCGATGCCTAGGCCTCCATTTTTGCCAGGACCCCCTATGCATCCAGAAGAGTTTGCTGCCTTTGGACCAAGGCCTCAGTTACCTCAGCAGCCATCATATGTGAAGTCAGCAGCCCCAACAGTTGTCAAGAGACCATTGGCACAGCACACTCCTGAGCTGACGGCTATG GTGCCTGCATCAGTTCGGGTCAAGAGAGAATCCGCCCTCCCGAAACCAAAACCAaaggcgcagcagcagcagcagtcatCATCGCCATCCATTTCAAAGCCTTCAGTGACCCTTATAAGAAGTGATGTCCAGCCATCTTCGTCAGCACCCAAGCCGCCAAGCATTGATGATTCATATATGGCATTCTTGGAAGATATGAAGGAATTAGGTGCTCTTGATGGGTAA
- the LOC120659618 gene encoding protein EARLY FLOWERING 5-like isoform X2, which produces MKEKGEQPVMFGHLPPKRRPAAEEDDRANPKPEDSVYYHPTLNPSGAPPPGKPPMYKSSIGPRIPLPSSSNAGATSSMSESEAGPSTLPPPPPPPPLPATSEPIDPSAPFPLPPLPPPPPPPPKPVSDSALPSLPPPPPPPPGPPPREPASGHTLLPPPPPPPQRSSGANESMTDSAQPSVVLPPPPPPPGLPPKSNDVEAAGTSKDTPGFKQDTTARILPPPPPPQSSNLPPLPPRPPSQPDMLAPGAMRFPPPPPDSRPQFMAPGVARPPPPPPGLPPSQMPMPPYGVLPGPPPMPRPPFLPGPPMHPEEFAAFGPRPQLPQQPSYVKSAAPTVVKRPLAQHTPELTAMVPASVRVKRESALPKPKPKAQQQQQSSSPSISKPSVTLIRSDVQPSSSAPKPPSIDDSYMAFLEDMKELGALDG; this is translated from the exons ATGAAAGAGAAGGGTGAGCAGCCGGTTATGTTTGG CCATCTTCCACCAAAGAGGCGGCCTGCAGCAGAGGAAGATGATAGAGCTAATCCTAAACCTGAG GACTCTGTTTACTATCATCCAACCTTAAATCCATCTGGAGCACCACCACCTGGAAAACCTCCCATGTACAAATCATCTATAG GACCAAGGATCCCACTGCCTTCGTCATCCAACGCCGGGGCCACATCTTCCATGTCAGAGTCTGAAGCAGGTCCATCCACCCTGCcaccccctccaccgccgccaccattgcCAGCCACCTCAGAACCCATTGATCCATCTGCTCCTTTCCCTTTGCCCCCACTCCCACCACCGCCCCCACCACCACCTAAGCCTGTCAGTGACTCAGCACTGCCAAGCttaccgccgccacctccgcctccgccgggcCCACCACCAAGAGAACCTGCATCAGGTCATACACTACTTCCACCACCCCCGCCTCCACCGCAGAGGTCATCTGGTGCAAACGAGAGCATGACAGATTCTGCTCAG CCCTCAGTTGTCCTtcctccaccgcctccaccgcctGGGTTGCCACCAAAATCAAATGACGTGGAAGCTGCTGGCACTTCAAAGGATACTCCTGGATTTAAACAAGATACCACTGCAAGGATCttaccaccaccacctccaccacaaTCATCAAATTTGCCACCTCTACCACCAAGGCCCCCATCGCAACCTGATATGCTAGCTCCTGGAGCCATGAGAtttccgccaccgccaccagaTTCAAGGCCACAGTTTATGGCTCCTGGAGTTGCCaggcctcctccacctcctccagggTTACCCCCATCTCAGATGCCAATGCCACCATATGGCGTACTTCCTGGTCCACCACCGATGCCTAGGCCTCCATTTTTGCCAGGACCCCCTATGCATCCAGAAGAGTTTGCTGCCTTTGGACCAAGGCCTCAGTTACCTCAGCAGCCATCATATGTGAAGTCAGCAGCCCCAACAGTTGTCAAGAGACCATTGGCACAGCACACTCCTGAGCTGACGGCTATG GTGCCTGCATCAGTTCGGGTCAAGAGAGAATCCGCCCTCCCGAAACCAAAACCAaaggcgcagcagcagcagcagtcatCATCGCCATCCATTTCAAAGCCTTCAGTGACCCTTATAAGAAGTGATGTCCAGCCATCTTCGTCAGCACCCAAGCCGCCAAGCATTGATGATTCATATATGGCATTCTTGGAAGATATGAAGGAATTAGGTGCTCTTGATGGGTAA
- the LOC120662333 gene encoding heterogeneous nuclear ribonucleoprotein A1-like, which produces MEVTNYSGKLFIGGISWEMNENRLRKYFGRFGDVTAAISMRDRTTGRARGFGFVVFADASVAERVSMDKHMIDGRMVEVKKALPRDDHSIMSKRNASHIGSSGPNRTKKIFVGGLPSNATKADCRRLFEQFGIITEVVVIYDRYTQRSRGFGFITYDSEDAVDKAMHKSKHELNGKMVEVKRAVPKEQSPIPVARSPACVGQNYATNRFMNDFNQGYNMNPVGGYGLRVDGRYGMFPGAWNGFPSFVPGFGMSMNVPGWLSGPFGPIYGFINSSNGMQVGPYYNGNSNRLGGPIGYLGLNDHSGSMFSSMSRSVWGNENLNYPSNPTDMNAFSSPGNGSQVSIIGDNWGGLPCARGTSNILSLESGNLGPGDGDNNFGLPSGRHGRSNLTGTTDEPFSASGNAYEVNNSETYGSSSIYGGTAWRFASSEVDLPSLGHDLENIDPDIKSDISASYMGNYTVNNNQPSRGQFLFQHFFLRPYRFPFLN; this is translated from the exons ATGGAGGTGACTAACTACTCTGGGAAGCTTTTCATCGGTGGGATCTCATGGGAAATGAATGAGAACCGCCTTCGCAAGTATTTCGGCCGATTCGGAGATGTCACCGCAGCCATCAGTATGCGAGATCGCACCACGGGGCGCGCCCGCGGTTTTGGGTTCGTGGTCTTTGCTGACGCATCAGTCGCAGAGCGGGTCTCCATGGACAAACACATGATCGATGGGCGCATG GTGGAGGTAAAGAAGGCCCTTCCCAGGGACGACCATAGTATCATGAGCAAGAGAAATGCCAGCCACATAGGATCATCTGGACCGAACCGTACTAAAAAGATCTTTGTTGGAGGTTTGCCCTCAAATGCTACAAAAGCCGACTGCAGAAGGTTGTTTGAGCAATTCGGCATCATAACAGAAGTGGTTGTGATTTACGACCGCTACACGCAGAGATCGAGGGGCTTCGGATTCATCACCTATGATTCTGAAGATGCTGTGGACAAAGCTATGCACAAGAGCAAACATGAGCTGAATGGTAAAATGGTTGAGGTTAAGAGGGCTGTTCCAAAAGAGCAGTCTCCAATACCTGTTGCACGCTCACCTGCATGTGTGGGGCAGAACTATGCTACCAACCGCTTCATGAATGATTTCAACCAGGGTTACAACATGAACCCCGTAGGAGGTTATGGCTTGAGAGTGGATGGAAGGTATGGTATGTTTCCAGGTGCATGGAATGGATTCCCTTCATTTGTCCCAGGTTTTGGGATGAGCATGAATGTTCCAGGTTGGCTGAGTGGACCATTTGGTCCAATCTATGGTTTCATAAATAGTTCCAATGGGATGCAAGTGGGTCCATATTACAATGGAAATTCGAACAGATTGGGTGGTCCTATCGGGTACCTTGGTCTTAATGATCATTCAGGATCTATGTTTAGTTCAATGTCTAGGAGTGTTTGGGGTAATGAGAATTTAAACTACCCAAGCAATCCTACAGACATGAATGCTTTTTCTTCACCTGGAAATGGAAGTCAAGTCAGTATTATTGGTGATAATTGGGGAGGTCTCCCTTGTGCTCGTGGGACAAGCAACATTTTAAGCCTTGAATCAGGTAATCTTGGCCCTGGAGATGGAGATAATAATTTTGGTTTGCCTTCTGGCAGACATGGGAGGAGCAACTTGACTGGTACAACTGATGAACCTTTCTCTGCATCAGGTAATGCATATGAAGTGAACAACTCTGAAACATATGGTAGCAGCTCTATTTATGGTGGCACTGCCTGGAGGTTTGCATCATCTGAGGTCGACTTGCCTTCTTTGGGCCATGATCTCGAAAATATTGATCCAGATATCAAATCAGACATATCAGCCAGTTACATGGGCAACTATACTGTTAACAACAATCAGCCAAGCAGAGGTCAGTTCCTGTTTCAACATTTTTTCCTGAGACCCTATAGATTTCCATTTCTGAACTAA